From a region of the Marinomonas mediterranea MMB-1 genome:
- the rpoZ gene encoding DNA-directed RNA polymerase subunit omega: MARVTVEDCLENVDNRFQLVMVAAKRARQLATGSEEAKVALEEDKMTVVALREIAENLVNAGNVDKPAVEPITEF; the protein is encoded by the coding sequence ATGGCTCGAGTTACAGTAGAAGATTGTTTGGAAAACGTAGACAACCGTTTTCAATTAGTAATGGTTGCAGCGAAACGTGCACGTCAGTTAGCAACAGGTAGTGAAGAAGCAAAAGTAGCGTTAGAAGAAGACAAAATGACCGTTGTTGCGCTACGCGAAATCGCTGAAAACCTAGTAAACGCTGGCAATGTGGATAAGCCTGCGGTTGAACCGATTACTGAGTTTTAA